In Oryza brachyantha chromosome 1, ObraRS2, whole genome shotgun sequence, the following are encoded in one genomic region:
- the LOC102713307 gene encoding leucine-rich repeat extensin-like protein 3, translating to MASYTLLVILVFSALVSPPRLAVGDSYPADCPYPCLLPPPTPVVTTNCPPPPSTYSYPPPPSSSYNTPPSSSYWNYPPPQGGGYIPYYQPPAGGGGGGGGGFNYPAPPPPNPILPWYPWYYRSPPSSSATARGRSFLGSVAAVTAAAALIIVF from the coding sequence ATGGCGTCGTACACGCTGCTCGTCATCCTCGTCTTCTCCGCGCTtgtctcgccgccgcggctcgcCGTCGGAGACAGCTACCCGGCCGACTGCCCCTACCCCTGCCTTctgccgccgcccacgcccGTCGTCACCACCaactgcccgccgccgccgtccacctaCTCCtaccccccgccgccgtcttcctcTTACAacacgccgccgtcgtcgtcgtactGGAActacccgccgccgcagggAGGAGGCTACATTCCCTACTACCAGCCtcccgccggcggtggcggtggcggtggaggaggttTCAACTacccggcgccgcctccgccgaaCCCCATCTTGCCGTGGTACCCTTGGTACTacaggtcgccgccgtcgtcgtcggcgacggcgaggggacGATCGTTTCTTGGCTCGGTTGCCGCGGTaacagctgctgctgctttaaTTATCGTGTTTTAA